The region TAAGTcccatagcaaagccagtttcatcaaagttgtagatatcctTATCCTGAATACCCTACTCATCTTTAGTTTTCTGCAGCTCATTGAACCATTGGCTAATAATCCTAGGATCTTCATACAGTGCTCTTTGGTAATTAATCTTTCATACAAACCTAGTTTTGATCTCCGGGCGCTGCTTGGTAAACTCTGTAACCCAGTTTTTTCCAATAGGTAGATATGGAGTTGATATTGCAGCATCCAAGATTATTTGCGCCATTTCTTATACCTGGAAGGGCCTAGGGGCGGCACCACATATATCCAGGGATACTATCCAAGCTATTAAAGCTTcctcctgaagcagagatAGCCTGTGGCCCTTCATCCGATCACGTAGGGTTTAAGGAGGCACATTATAAATGCGGctagcttcctgaactgtgcGAATTTTTCTGTTTTTTAAATTGTTTATAGCACATTCAATCCTACCCTCTTGCTCTCTCAGTTCCTGGCGCGTTTTACGCGCCTTTCGTGGCATGATAGTTGTTTGAAGATGGAGGCTGGTTGACGCGTTCGAAATTTTGGGAGTTTcacggatcacccgggaactacggatcacccgggatttacgttaTCTACacctagcttactaaataatgactaacCGAGCTGCAACCTGGGCCTGCCATAGGACAGTACGCCCGAAAATTAACACGTGAATATCCTCCACACTCGCCCACCTCGTACCGATTCACCAGATGATCCTCCATTATTTCCCTGACAACACCGCAACCATCCATCCTGCTAATGCAATCaatacttcttcttccccctcTGCCAATAAAAACAACCCACAAccccagcaacaagaagaaaccCTCCACCAAGCCCAATCCCCAAGCCGAGTCTCAAAACCGTCCTCTCGTCCATTCcaccctcgtcctcggcCACATTCGTATTCAAATCGTCGACCGCCTCCCCGGGGACCCAGTACCGGATTGTCTCTGAGGCGCTGAGGATAGGGGGCTGCGGAAAGAGGAGCGCGCGGTCGCTTTCTTTCCAGGTGATGTACCAGGGCGCGTGGAGGGCTATGCCGGATGTGAAGGGGGTAGTTGGGCCAGTGCCGTGGGAGAGGGTTGCTGTTATTGTCGATGATGGGGTTGGGTCTAGGAAGATGGTGCGGATGCAGGGTTGGGTCATGTAGGGGAAAGTGTAGGCTGGGTAGGGTTCCAGAGTGTAGCCGCTATATCCATGTATCCATTAGCATCAAGTAGTAGCGTGGTGACAAGAGAAATAGTAGACGCACGTATGGCAGCACCACGCAGTAGTGACAGTCTCGCCTTGGAGCTCGGTTGTTGCGATCGACCATGCCAGCCAGTCACTGGGACATACGGATGGACTGTAGGAGAAGCGGCTGGATGAGGGGGCCGAGGCCCAGTTGGAGGGTTGGCATTCTGTGAAGCGCGGGTCTGCAGGGTCGGAGATGAGGACTGGGACTATTTCTGTGGTGGAGTGCGAGGTTGTTGTGATTGTCGTAAGGTCTTGGATACTGCAGTCTGGAGGGGGGATAAAGGGCGTTGTGAGTGACATGGTAGGCTGTGGTTTGCATGGGGTGCCACTGTCTCAGTATAACGCAGAAAATAACAAGACCACTAGTGGGAGTCTTGTTCCAGTATCCAGTTATTTACTTTTTATTATCCTTGGAGGCTGTGCTACAGGGTTGGAGTAGGCATTTATTTCCAGTGCTCCCATAGGTGGAATTTGTATAATGATCAAACCACACCGCAACTAGCATCCTTAACAAACTTCTTATCGGGGCCCTAAACTAAGCTGAAATGGCTTTTCAAGTTGGATCCATATTACTGCCATTTACCTATGTTCCTTGTACCACGACTCCGACATGCTTACGTCCTCAGTGAGAACTGTCCTGTTAGCAAACAGGAGTCCATTGCGCAGGATACACTCCTTTCAAGGATCGTAGTTCGCAGAAGGATTATTGGAAGTTGTACTGATAGTAGACGGGGTGCTCAGAGGACGTGCTGTAGAGCCAAGTTCCAACGATACTTCGATGAGGAATTTACGGGCCACATGTATACTAATTTGTGACTGTTAAAGTCAGTAAGAATTCCCAGGTATTGACCTCAAGTAATTAGAAACGCACCGTATTATTGTAGTCATCTCAAAATCAGGGTCACTGCAGGCAAGCAATCAGCACCATTTTAAAAGATATAGAAGAACACATACTCTATCATGTCGTCAGCGACCCAGAGTCATATATTCTCAAAGTATCCCGGAGCCCCAGAAGCGATGTGCAGTATCGGATCTGCGCCTGGAATGAGGTAGGTTTGTTCCATTGGTCAGAGCAGGGGACTCGTCCGGTGCCAACTCAGTCCCAGTCGCGCCTCCAATGGGAGCATAAACATCTATTGCATGCAAGTATTAATGTTCGTGAAGAAGACACTGTTCTTACTCATAAGAACTACCCCAGCTGTGTCTCTCTTTGTTATCAATAGCTGGTCCTGCATGTCGGCTGTtccctcatcccctcctcGCCTTTAAGGCTACTTGTGGGTTGCTGAGATTGTATCAGCATAGATCCACTTTGACGGACGGAAGGCGTACCTTGTAGTGGAGAAAGCATTACCATATGCAGCAAATTGTGACCAGGCCTCACCATGAACCTTCACATCTTTAGGGATTGTGACCGTTTCAGTCAGGATGTAAGTGCTCGAGTTGACAAAGATAATCTTCCTGCTGGTGCCGTGGTCATTGAATATCTGCTGAACGGCGGCTGTGTCATTGGTGCTTCCCTTGTCTGTTTCTGTCAGCCATAAGTGACACATAATTGACCGTGGAGTTGCATTCCTATCTACATCGCGATTGGACCTGGAGACATACCTTGTAATCTGTATTACCTCCCCAAGGTAAAATCCCCGACAAGTGATGTCTTTCATCCAAAAGGTTCCGTCTGCGTGCTTCGCCAGCTTAGAAGTCCCATTAGCCAAGCCGGCCGCCATAAGAGctcgcagcaggagcaatCTCTGTAGTAATATTCAAcagtggaggaggagcgtcAATCATCCAGATCCCTCCTAGCCAGCTTTGTGCCAGGCTTTAACTTGTATTTGTTACGCGCGGGCTTATACAGGCGCGCCCTGCTGAGCTTGGTCATCCAGGCAATGACATCTGGACGGTCCCCCAGACTTTGTCGATGCTTACATGGCCGGAGCAAGCGTCGGGTGCAGGTTGGGCAATGTGGCGGATATAGCGCATCAGCTTCTTGAGATGCTACCTCGAGTCGTTGCGTCTGTGTTCCTTGATTGTATCAGTATAATAGTGAGAGCAATGTTCGGGTTCAGCGCCTGAAACTTTCagtatcttttctttttagGTGTCCCCGCTCCCTCCAGAATACACTGTTGAGAGCTAGCACGTTTTACCTTCGCCAAATAGTTGCCAGCGGTTACGGAGTAGAATAAATGAAATAGCGGGGTGAATGGAACAAAAATAGGCTGTGAAAAGGACAACCACTCTCCTGACAGGTTATTTAGTTAAATATTCCTGCTACAGTATGTAGATGGTGCAATGTCCCCAGCCAAGCACTTGGATTGCTGGACCTCACTAGATAAGTTCGCAAGATTGGTTGACAGTACGGCTCAGCAGTTAGATTCGCATAAGTATAAAAATTgcttcaaaaaaaaatatcGCCACTTTACTATTTACAACTAATGCAAATTACCAATCCAAAAGCATGTACTACTCAACTAATTTGACCCTAGTCGGCAACCCCAGTGACGGCTTAGCCGTGACATCCAAAACCTGATACATGAATGTCCCCTCTTCGTAAACAATCTCAAAATCAAAGGTCCTCACCGTCATCACTAGGGCAATCTTGAGTTGCATCAAAGCCAACGTCTGGCCCAGACACATCCGTGGTCCCTTCTCAAACGGTCTCCACGCGTCACGCGGGACAAAGTATGGATCAGTGGGATCATTAACGAGGTGCCTCTCGGGATAAAATCTCTCTGcatccttgaagagatcTTCCCGGCGCATGGTGGCACAGTTGTTAACAAGGACCGCGAAGGGGTATGTGGGCCATTCTTTGCCCTCTGCAAAAAGGGTTTGGTCTGGTTGGCCGCGGCGAAGGCTGATACCTGTTGGAGGCCAGAGACGAAGAGCCTCTTTGATGACCGCAAGGGTGTAGGGGAGGTTGTTCACAAGGTTGGGGTCGTCGCGGAGAAGATCCGCCGCGGCGGAAGGGTCAGTGCCGAAGAGGGCGTTATGTTCCTTTCGAAGGGTGTTGAGGACTTGCGGGTGTTTGCTTATGGCCGCAAAGGTATACTGACTATTGTTAGCGGTGGACAAGAAAAGATTGCGAAGGACTCACGCATAGAGTACTGGCCGAGGTGTCGTGACCAGCGAAGATGAGGGTCTTGACGGATGTGATGAGCATGTCCCGTGTATACTTatccaaagaagaagtatgtGGTATATTTTTGTTCAGGGTGCGGCTGGTTGCAATAGCATCGTCGATAGCGTAGTATTTGGTCTTCTGGTCTGGATTGGCAGCAGGGCCGCTGACGACTCGTTGATCAACCAGACGACCAACATAACGATCTAAAGCACGTCCGTTGCTCCACTTCCTATAGTATCGACGGGGGCTGACGTCGTAAAGATACCGAGACCAAAAGTCCTGAGGCGCCAAGGCGGCCTGTTTCCGGAAGAGTTCGAGAAACTCATCGTCATCCCTCTGTGCGTTGCATTTGATTCCC is a window of Aspergillus nidulans FGSC A4 chromosome VI DNA encoding:
- a CDS encoding uncharacterized protein (transcript_id=CADANIAT00009385) gives rise to the protein MSLTTPFIPPPDCSIQDLTTITTTSHSTTEIVPVLISDPADPRFTECQPSNWASAPSSSRFSYSPSVCPSDWLAWSIATTELQGETVTTAWCCHTGYTLEPYPAYTFPYMTQPCIRTIFLDPTPSSTITATLSHGTGPTTPFTSGIALHAPWYITWKESDRALLFPQPPILSASETIRYWVPGEAVDDLNTNVAEDEGGMDERTVLRLGLGIGLGGGFLLVAGVAQVAARLVIIYSRVIRETPKISNASTSLHLQTTIMPRKARKTRQELREQEEKFAQFRKLAAFIMCLLKPYVIG
- a CDS encoding protein CYP662A1 (transcript_id=CADANIAT00009386), coding for MLALLLVLVALTSYFLVRMRQQRGMFRNLPGPPHHAIWGHFLIMRDIASSLPPDATPQLFAHLMRQRYGLGDFFYLDLWPLAPPQLVIAHPELATQIVHKMNLPKESAVMQKWTGPILGEKSMVSANGHDWFIARKSFTPGFQPRKLQQHIPHIVDETQAFADILREHFHMNDIFKMEDLVARMIFNISAGVILGIKCNAQRDDDEFLELFRKQAALAPQDFWSRYLYDVSPRRYYRKWSNGRALDRYVGRLVDQRVVSGPAANPDQKTKYYAIDDAIATSRTLNKNIPHTSSLDKYTRDMLITSVKTLIFAGHDTSASTLCYTFAAISKHPQVLNTLRKEHNALFGTDPSAAADLLRDDPNLVNNLPYTLAVIKEALRLWPPTGISLRRGQPDQTLFAEGKEWPTYPFAVLVNNCATMRREDLFKDAERFYPERHLVNDPTDPYFVPRDAWRPFEKGPRMCLGQTLALMQLKIALVMTVRTFDFEIVYEEGTFMYQVLDVTAKPSLGLPTRVKLVE